Proteins from one Gilliamella sp. ESL0443 genomic window:
- the ptsI gene encoding phosphoenolpyruvate-protein phosphotransferase PtsI, protein MVSGILVSPGIAFAKALLLKEEPIVINNRQILDNKIDAEIDRFKEAREKSSEQLHAIMERAKTTLGEDKAAIFEGHIMLLEDEDLEQEVISRIKSKHSSADAAVQSVFETQAKELENLDDEYLKERAADIRDIGKRLLKNILGIEIVDLSAISQPCILVATDLTPSETAQLNLDMVLGFITDAGGRTSHTSIMARSLEIPAIVGTSNATQEIKQGDFVILDAINNAIYINPDHATQEKLKQVQTKYLADKEELAKLKDLPAVTLDGHQVEICANIGTVRDIAGADRNGYEGVGLYRTEFLFMDREAYPNEDEQFKAYKEVAESTNGLSVIVRTMDIGGDKDVPYMHLPKEENPFLGWRAIRICLDRKEILHAQLRAILRASAFGKLRIMFPMIISVEEIRILKSEINILKEQLTSEGKAFDKSIEIGVMIETPAAAVIARHLAKEVDFFSIGTNDLTQYTLAVDRGNELISHLYNPLSPSVLTLIKNVIDASHKEGKWTGMCGELAGDERATILLLGMGLDEFSMSAVSIPKIKKLIRNTNYEEAKKFADTVLEKATAKEITDLIEKYTAEKQIC, encoded by the coding sequence ATGGTATCAGGTATACTTGTTTCCCCAGGTATCGCTTTTGCAAAAGCGCTATTATTAAAAGAAGAACCTATTGTTATAAATAATAGGCAAATTCTTGATAACAAAATTGACGCTGAAATTGATCGTTTTAAAGAAGCACGTGAAAAATCAAGCGAACAATTACATGCGATCATGGAACGAGCTAAAACCACTTTAGGTGAGGATAAAGCTGCTATTTTTGAAGGTCATATCATGCTTCTTGAAGATGAAGATCTTGAACAAGAAGTTATTTCACGCATCAAAAGTAAACACTCAAGTGCTGACGCAGCTGTCCAATCTGTATTTGAAACCCAAGCAAAAGAGTTAGAAAATCTAGATGATGAATATCTAAAAGAACGTGCTGCCGATATCCGTGATATTGGTAAACGACTGCTAAAAAATATTTTAGGCATCGAAATTGTTGATCTAAGTGCTATTAGCCAACCTTGTATTTTAGTTGCGACTGATTTAACACCGTCTGAAACTGCTCAATTAAATTTAGATATGGTGTTAGGTTTCATCACTGATGCGGGAGGGCGCACTTCACATACATCAATCATGGCCCGTTCATTAGAAATTCCAGCAATCGTGGGTACATCTAATGCAACACAAGAAATCAAACAAGGTGATTTTGTTATTTTAGATGCAATCAACAATGCTATCTACATTAATCCAGATCATGCAACTCAAGAAAAACTAAAACAAGTACAAACAAAATATCTTGCTGATAAAGAAGAGTTAGCAAAATTAAAAGATCTACCAGCTGTAACACTTGATGGTCATCAAGTTGAAATTTGTGCAAATATTGGTACTGTTCGTGATATTGCTGGTGCAGATCGTAATGGTTATGAAGGTGTTGGGCTTTATCGTACAGAATTCTTATTCATGGATCGTGAAGCTTATCCTAATGAAGATGAACAATTCAAAGCATATAAAGAAGTTGCTGAATCAACTAATGGCTTATCAGTTATTGTTCGTACAATGGATATCGGTGGTGACAAAGATGTACCATATATGCATTTACCAAAAGAAGAAAATCCATTCTTAGGTTGGCGTGCAATTCGTATCTGTTTAGATCGTAAAGAAATACTACATGCACAGTTACGAGCAATCTTACGCGCTTCTGCATTTGGTAAATTGCGTATTATGTTCCCAATGATTATTTCGGTAGAAGAAATTCGTATTCTAAAATCTGAAATTAATATCCTTAAAGAACAATTAACATCTGAAGGTAAAGCATTCGATAAAAGCATTGAAATTGGTGTGATGATCGAAACACCAGCCGCTGCGGTTATTGCTAGACATTTAGCTAAAGAAGTTGATTTCTTTAGTATTGGAACTAACGATTTAACCCAATATACACTTGCTGTTGACCGTGGTAATGAGCTTATTTCACATCTTTATAATCCACTTTCACCATCAGTATTAACATTGATTAAAAATGTAATCGATGCTTCTCACAAAGAAGGTAAATGGACAGGAATGTGTGGAGAGCTTGCTGGTGATGAAAGAGCAACAATTTTATTACTAGGTATGGGGCTTGATGAGTTCAGTATGAGTGCGGTATCAATTCCTAAAATCAAAAAATTAATTCGTAATACTAATTATGAAGAAGCGAAGAAATTTGCTGATACTGTTCTTGAAAAAGCAACAGCTAAAGAAATAACCGATTTAATTGAAAAATATACTGCTGAAAAGCAAATTTGTTAG
- the ptsH gene encoding phosphocarrier protein Hpr → MYKQDVTITASNGLHTRPAAQFVKEAKNFNSEITVTSNGKSASAKSLFKLQTLGLTQGTTITISAEGEDEKEAVTHLVKLIPELE, encoded by the coding sequence ATGTACAAGCAAGATGTAACCATTACTGCATCGAACGGTCTTCACACCCGCCCTGCTGCACAATTTGTAAAGGAAGCTAAAAACTTCAATTCTGAAATTACTGTCACATCAAATGGAAAAAGTGCAAGTGCTAAAAGCTTATTCAAATTACAAACATTAGGCTTAACTCAAGGTACAACTATTACTATTTCAGCCGAAGGTGAAGATGAAAAAGAAGCAGTAACTCATTTAGTAAAATTAATTCCTGAATTGGAATAA
- a CDS encoding EamA family transporter produces MLKRSWPVFLIFISMISVQASASFAKYLFPVLGPEAMTAWRLFFSAILLVIIFKPWRKTITKSAIKYIILYGVAMGCMNLAFYNAISRIPIGIAVAIELTGPIMVAMFSGRRLTDFVWLAIAIIGLVMLLPIHQASNDLDPIGILLALCAGSCWAGYIVFGRKAGEIYGASSVAVGSIIASILLFPIGVWHSGSTMFSMDLLPLVFVVSLLASAIPYGLDMIALPRLPAQTFSTLMSLSPVFAAFSGLIVLHEQLTHYQWIAILFIIVSSIGTVLTMQRPTKIKALNREN; encoded by the coding sequence ATGCTCAAAAGATCTTGGCCTGTTTTTTTAATTTTTATTTCGATGATATCAGTGCAAGCAAGTGCTTCATTTGCTAAATACTTGTTTCCTGTACTAGGGCCTGAGGCGATGACAGCATGGCGGTTGTTTTTCTCAGCGATTTTATTGGTAATAATCTTTAAACCTTGGCGTAAAACTATTACTAAGTCAGCCATTAAATATATTATTCTGTATGGTGTCGCTATGGGATGTATGAATTTGGCTTTTTATAATGCCATATCTCGAATCCCAATAGGAATTGCTGTGGCAATAGAGTTAACTGGACCAATTATGGTTGCGATGTTTTCTGGGCGCCGATTAACTGATTTTGTTTGGTTAGCTATTGCGATCATTGGATTGGTGATGTTGCTTCCTATTCATCAGGCTTCTAACGATTTGGATCCTATCGGTATATTACTAGCTTTATGTGCAGGAAGCTGTTGGGCTGGTTATATTGTTTTTGGGCGAAAAGCGGGTGAAATTTATGGTGCCTCAAGTGTTGCGGTAGGTTCGATTATTGCCTCAATATTACTCTTTCCTATTGGTGTATGGCACAGTGGTAGCACCATGTTTTCGATGGATCTGTTGCCTCTCGTTTTTGTCGTTTCATTATTGGCGTCTGCTATTCCATATGGCCTGGATATGATCGCTTTGCCACGATTACCCGCACAAACTTTTAGTACTCTGATGAGCTTGTCACCTGTATTTGCTGCGTTTTCTGGATTAATTGTTTTACACGAACAGTTAACTCATTATCAATGGATTGCTATTCTATTTATTATAGTTTCATCGATTGGTACTGTATTAACTATGCAGCGTCCAACTAAAATTAAAGCGCTAAATCGAGAAAATTGA
- the crr gene encoding PTS glucose transporter subunit IIA codes for MGLFDKIKQFVSDDNKNSIEIIAPLSGEIVKIEDVPDVVFAEKIVGDGVAIKPSGNKIVAPLNGKIGKIFETNHAFAIESDEGIELFVHFGIDTVELKGEGFTRVAEEGQQVKIGDTIIEIDLPLLESKAKSVLTPVVISNMETVVELTKLSGSVEAGKTPIMRVKK; via the coding sequence ATGGGTTTATTCGATAAAATAAAGCAATTTGTATCCGATGATAACAAAAACAGCATCGAAATTATTGCACCTCTTAGTGGTGAAATCGTTAAGATCGAAGATGTGCCAGATGTAGTTTTTGCAGAAAAAATCGTTGGTGATGGTGTTGCTATAAAACCTTCTGGTAATAAAATTGTAGCACCATTAAATGGTAAAATTGGTAAAATTTTTGAAACCAATCATGCATTTGCTATTGAATCAGATGAAGGTATCGAACTTTTTGTTCATTTCGGTATAGATACGGTGGAATTAAAAGGTGAAGGTTTTACACGAGTTGCCGAAGAAGGACAACAAGTTAAAATTGGAGATACTATCATCGAAATCGATCTGCCTTTACTTGAAAGTAAAGCCAAATCAGTGTTAACACCAGTTGTAATATCTAATATGGAAACTGTTGTTGAATTAACTAAGTTATCCGGCTCAGTTGAGGCAGGTAAAACACCAATTATGCGTGTTAAAAAATAA
- the pgi gene encoding glucose-6-phosphate isomerase translates to MLKSIDPTTTSAWKSLQVSYQKHCDKTIAQILKDEPKRVEKLSIPFEDEFLVDLSKNRITEETLKQLYQLADECDLSGAINAMYSGEKINRTENRAVLHIALRNVSNSPIYVDGKNVMDDVNAVLAKMESFSKKIISGEWKGYTGKAITDVVNIGIGGSDLGPVMITEALRPYKNHLTMHFVSNVDGTHIVEALKGLNPETTLFLVASKTFTTQETMTNAQTARQWLLDAAKDDKAVALHFVALSTNAKEVEKFGIDTANMFEFWDWVGGRYSSWSAIGLSIVLSIGFENFKQFLAGGHAMDKHFQSTPIEKNIPTLLALIGIWYNNFYGAETEAILPYDQYMHRFAAYFQQGNMESNGKSVDRNGNKTTYTTGPIIWGEPGTNGQHAFYQLIHQGTKLIPCDFIAPAISHNPVGDHHPKLLSNFFAQTEALAFGKTAQQVEQEFLAAGKKLEEVKSIVPFKVFEGNKPTNSILVKKITPYTLGALVAMYEHKIFTQGVILNIFSFDQWGVELGKQLAGRILPELADDKPVSSHDESTNSLINQYKKWR, encoded by the coding sequence ATGTTAAAGTCAATAGATCCAACTACTACATCCGCTTGGAAGTCCCTTCAAGTTAGTTATCAGAAGCATTGCGATAAGACGATTGCTCAAATTTTAAAAGATGAACCTAAACGAGTTGAAAAGTTAAGTATTCCTTTTGAAGATGAGTTCTTGGTTGATCTGTCTAAAAACCGCATTACTGAGGAGACCTTAAAGCAACTTTATCAGCTTGCTGACGAGTGTGATTTAAGCGGGGCTATTAATGCCATGTACAGTGGTGAAAAAATTAATCGTACCGAAAATCGAGCCGTTTTACATATTGCGCTTCGCAATGTATCAAATTCACCAATTTATGTTGATGGTAAAAATGTTATGGATGACGTCAATGCTGTGCTGGCTAAGATGGAATCCTTTAGTAAAAAAATTATTAGTGGTGAATGGAAAGGCTATACTGGTAAAGCGATTACTGATGTAGTTAATATCGGAATTGGAGGTTCAGATTTAGGACCAGTGATGATTACCGAAGCATTACGCCCTTATAAAAACCATCTAACTATGCACTTTGTTTCTAATGTCGATGGTACTCACATTGTTGAAGCTTTAAAAGGTTTAAATCCAGAAACAACGCTATTTTTAGTTGCATCGAAGACCTTTACAACTCAAGAAACTATGACTAATGCACAAACCGCTCGTCAATGGTTACTTGATGCTGCAAAAGATGATAAAGCTGTTGCGCTTCACTTTGTAGCTTTATCAACCAATGCCAAAGAAGTAGAAAAATTTGGTATTGATACTGCCAATATGTTTGAATTTTGGGATTGGGTTGGTGGTCGTTATTCTTCTTGGTCTGCAATCGGCTTATCAATTGTACTTTCAATTGGTTTTGAAAACTTTAAACAGTTTTTAGCTGGTGGACATGCGATGGATAAACATTTCCAAAGCACACCGATTGAAAAAAATATCCCAACATTACTTGCTTTAATTGGGATTTGGTACAATAACTTCTATGGTGCAGAAACCGAGGCAATTCTACCTTATGATCAATATATGCATCGCTTTGCAGCTTATTTTCAGCAAGGGAATATGGAATCAAATGGTAAAAGTGTTGATCGTAATGGCAACAAGACTACTTATACTACAGGTCCTATTATTTGGGGTGAACCAGGGACAAATGGTCAACATGCGTTTTATCAATTAATTCACCAAGGTACTAAACTTATTCCTTGTGATTTTATTGCACCGGCAATTAGTCATAATCCAGTTGGCGATCATCATCCTAAATTGCTTTCTAACTTTTTTGCTCAAACAGAAGCTTTAGCTTTTGGTAAGACTGCTCAACAAGTAGAACAAGAGTTTCTTGCTGCTGGTAAAAAGCTTGAAGAAGTTAAATCTATTGTTCCATTTAAAGTTTTTGAAGGCAATAAACCGACTAACTCTATTTTAGTGAAAAAAATTACACCGTACACTTTAGGCGCATTAGTGGCGATGTATGAGCACAAAATCTTCACGCAAGGTGTTATTTTAAATATCTTTAGCTTCGATCAGTGGGGGGTTGAATTGGGTAAACAGTTAGCTGGTCGTATTTTACCTGAACTTGCTGATGATAAACCAGTCAGCTCGCATGATGAATCAACCAACAGCTTGATTAATCAATACAAAAAATGGCGTTAA
- a CDS encoding TonB family protein, translated as MKINFDIDINNEKEPQSPASNKQKDAYIYTSISVISHLFLFGLLFSSALFANNIVVDEGDNSIKAVMIDLTQLAAPEQSLVEETPEIKGAENSEIIDNKPIEEPVVEPEVVEEKIPEPTPEIEQKKPATEPDKPVIVKPKPNKKKPPTQKSSRQQVRQDVISDNIANTSVAPKVSDNRQYSGNPSPISRNRPEYPRRALDMRLEGYVVAMFDVTSEGRVENIRIIEAQPNNIFNRSVISAMKMWKYKPIAGKDLKIKIVFNRDSSISLGSN; from the coding sequence ATGAAGATCAACTTTGATATAGATATCAACAACGAAAAAGAGCCGCAATCACCTGCTTCTAATAAGCAAAAGGATGCCTATATATATACATCGATCTCTGTAATATCACATTTATTTTTATTTGGATTATTGTTCAGCTCTGCACTGTTTGCAAATAATATCGTTGTTGATGAAGGTGATAATTCAATTAAAGCTGTTATGATTGACCTTACTCAGTTAGCAGCTCCGGAACAATCATTGGTTGAAGAAACACCTGAAATCAAAGGTGCTGAAAACAGTGAAATCATTGACAATAAACCAATTGAAGAACCAGTCGTAGAGCCAGAAGTCGTTGAAGAAAAGATTCCGGAACCTACACCTGAAATAGAACAAAAAAAACCAGCAACAGAGCCAGATAAACCAGTTATTGTTAAACCTAAACCAAATAAGAAAAAACCACCGACACAAAAATCATCTCGTCAACAAGTTAGACAAGATGTGATAAGTGATAATATAGCAAATACTTCAGTAGCTCCTAAAGTATCTGATAATCGACAATATTCTGGTAATCCCTCTCCAATTAGTCGTAATCGACCAGAATATCCTCGAAGAGCACTAGATATGCGCTTAGAAGGTTATGTTGTTGCTATGTTTGATGTAACTAGTGAGGGCCGTGTTGAAAATATTAGGATTATTGAAGCCCAACCTAATAATATTTTTAATCGCTCGGTTATCTCAGCAATGAAAATGTGGAAATATAAGCCGATTGCCGGAAAAGATCTCAAAATAAAAATTGTTTTCAATCGTGATAGTTCAATTAGCTTAGGAAGCAATTAA
- the pepP gene encoding Xaa-Pro aminopeptidase, whose translation MIDIQTKTELLDRRNKLLAQMEPNSIALFFASPEVKRSNDTHYPYRQDSDFWYFTFFAEPEALLAIIKQQDGQGRYILFNRKKDPLAETWTGYRLGQQEALTKILVDEAYLFDDIESVLPNLINGKKAIYYADQLYDYADEIIKKAINTLRQGARFKLSAPSTVIDWRPIVHEMRMFKSEYEMALLRKACEISAQAHIRAMQKCQANWYEYQLEAEILHEFAWHGARWPSYNTIVGGGNNGCILHYENNSDTLKDGDLVLIDAGCEYHYYAGDITRTFPINGKFSQAQLEIYNIVLTAQCTAIKLLKPGTSISLVNQKIIRIMVEGLVKLGIMQGDVETLITNKAYLAFYMHGLGHWLGIDVHDVGSDRDRILAPGMVLTVEPGLYINKDADVPECYKGIGIRIEDNILVTESGNEILTSTVPKQPQEIELLMQKNR comes from the coding sequence ATGATAGATATTCAGACCAAGACAGAACTGCTAGATCGGCGAAATAAATTATTGGCTCAGATGGAGCCAAATAGCATTGCCTTATTTTTTGCTTCACCAGAAGTTAAACGAAGTAATGATACCCACTATCCTTATAGACAAGATAGTGACTTTTGGTATTTTACTTTTTTTGCAGAGCCAGAAGCGCTTTTGGCAATAATTAAACAACAAGACGGTCAAGGACGATATATTTTATTTAATCGCAAGAAAGATCCTTTAGCCGAAACATGGACTGGCTATCGCTTAGGCCAGCAAGAGGCATTAACAAAGATTTTAGTCGATGAGGCTTATCTTTTCGATGATATAGAGAGTGTTCTACCAAATTTAATAAATGGAAAAAAAGCAATTTATTATGCAGACCAGCTATATGATTATGCTGACGAGATAATTAAGAAAGCAATCAATACATTACGGCAAGGTGCTCGATTTAAACTTTCTGCGCCGAGTACAGTTATTGATTGGCGACCAATTGTTCATGAAATGCGAATGTTTAAGTCTGAATATGAAATGGCTCTTTTACGTAAAGCGTGCGAAATCAGTGCTCAAGCCCATATTCGGGCAATGCAAAAATGCCAGGCTAATTGGTATGAATATCAATTAGAAGCTGAAATATTACATGAGTTTGCATGGCATGGCGCTCGATGGCCGTCATATAATACTATTGTTGGCGGAGGTAATAATGGTTGTATATTGCATTATGAAAATAATAGCGACACGCTCAAAGATGGCGATTTAGTCTTAATTGATGCAGGTTGTGAATATCATTATTATGCAGGTGATATTACTCGAACATTTCCGATTAATGGTAAATTTAGTCAAGCACAACTCGAAATATATAACATTGTGTTAACTGCGCAATGTACAGCTATCAAATTATTGAAACCAGGCACCTCAATATCATTAGTTAATCAAAAAATTATTCGGATTATGGTTGAAGGATTAGTTAAGCTTGGAATTATGCAAGGTGATGTTGAAACATTGATTACTAACAAAGCTTATTTAGCATTCTATATGCATGGATTAGGTCACTGGTTAGGCATTGATGTGCATGATGTTGGCAGTGATCGTGATCGCATACTCGCTCCGGGTATGGTCTTAACCGTTGAGCCTGGACTTTATATTAATAAAGATGCTGATGTGCCAGAATGTTATAAAGGTATTGGGATTCGTATCGAAGATAATATTTTGGTTACCGAATCTGGTAACGAAATTTTAACCTCAACGGTACCTAAACAACCGCAGGAAATTGAACTTTTAATGCAAAAGAATAGATAA
- a CDS encoding YecA family protein: protein MTNTKIYDELNRQLIQNKVGITAAELHGFLSGLLAGGNHDESWRVLVQDMLNDGQKIAEPLNKEVEELYHTTKQQFIDEDFEFQLLLGEQDLFTQIDDLVGWVNHFLLGIGLVQPKLNRVKGDVGEAIYDLRQIAKLGYDEDEDQQELGFAFEEIKEYVRITAMLCFDEFNESDITPTLH from the coding sequence ATGACTAATACCAAGATTTATGACGAGCTTAATCGTCAACTTATCCAAAATAAAGTTGGCATAACTGCAGCTGAATTACATGGATTCTTATCTGGCTTATTAGCTGGAGGAAATCATGACGAAAGTTGGAGAGTGTTAGTTCAAGACATGTTGAATGATGGGCAAAAAATAGCCGAACCTTTAAATAAGGAAGTGGAAGAATTATATCATACAACTAAACAACAATTTATTGATGAAGATTTTGAGTTCCAACTTCTACTTGGTGAGCAAGATTTGTTTACGCAAATTGACGATTTAGTGGGATGGGTAAATCATTTTTTATTGGGTATTGGTTTAGTTCAACCTAAACTTAATCGAGTTAAAGGTGATGTGGGTGAAGCAATATATGATCTAAGACAAATAGCTAAACTCGGTTATGATGAAGATGAAGATCAGCAAGAGCTGGGCTTTGCATTTGAAGAGATCAAAGAGTACGTTCGCATTACGGCGATGTTATGTTTTGATGAATTTAATGAATCCGATATCACACCAACACTTCACTAA
- a CDS encoding RidA family protein has product MVKVVNTNKAPAAIGPYVQGVDLGNMLFASGQIPISPATGEMPSCVKEQAKQSLANVKAIITEAGYQVKNIVKTTIFLADMNDFADVNSVYEAFFTENQATFPARSCVQVARIPKDAKVEIEVIAVK; this is encoded by the coding sequence ATGGTAAAAGTTGTTAATACCAACAAAGCACCAGCAGCAATAGGTCCTTATGTTCAAGGTGTTGATTTGGGCAACATGTTATTTGCATCAGGTCAAATTCCAATTAGTCCAGCTACAGGTGAGATGCCAAGTTGTGTCAAAGAGCAAGCTAAACAAAGTTTAGCGAATGTAAAAGCAATTATTACTGAGGCAGGATATCAAGTTAAAAATATCGTTAAAACGACAATTTTTTTAGCAGATATGAATGATTTTGCGGATGTGAATAGTGTCTATGAGGCATTTTTTACAGAGAATCAAGCAACATTCCCTGCTCGTTCTTGTGTACAAGTTGCTCGCATTCCTAAAGATGCAAAAGTTGAAATTGAAGTTATTGCGGTTAAATAA
- the ffh gene encoding signal recognition particle protein: protein MFENLTDRLSQTFRNISGRGRLSEDNIKDALRDVRMALLEADVALPVVREFINQVKQKAVGLDVNKSLTPGQEFIKIVQAELTTAMGEVNSSLNLATQPPAVILMAGLQGAGKTTSVAKLAKFLKEKQKKKVLVVSADVYRPAAIKQLETLAKAIDVEFFPSDINQKPIDIVNKAISHAKLQFFDVLIVDTAGRLHVDSEMMDEIKALHDAINPIETLFVVDAMTGQDAANTAKAFNDALPLTGVILTKVDGDARGGAALSIRHITGKPIKFLGMGEKTDALEPFYPDRIASRILGMGDVLSLIEELQSNVDREKAEKIAKKLKKGDKFDFNDFQDQLRQMRNMGGMGAMLAKLPGVGQLPDHIKAQMDDKITIKMEAIIGSMTLKERANPEIIKGSRKRRIANGSGTQVQDVNKLLKQFEDMQKMMKKMKGGGMMKMMRQMKGLMGGGMGFPPR from the coding sequence ATGTTTGAGAATTTAACTGACCGTTTATCACAGACATTTCGCAATATTAGTGGGCGTGGACGCTTATCAGAAGATAATATCAAAGATGCCCTACGTGATGTCCGTATGGCATTACTTGAGGCTGATGTTGCCCTACCTGTGGTACGAGAATTTATTAACCAAGTTAAACAAAAAGCTGTTGGTTTAGATGTTAATAAAAGTCTAACACCAGGCCAAGAATTCATCAAAATCGTTCAAGCAGAACTTACTACAGCTATGGGTGAAGTTAATAGTTCACTTAACTTAGCCACCCAACCTCCAGCCGTCATTCTAATGGCAGGTTTGCAAGGTGCGGGTAAAACGACTAGCGTTGCAAAACTAGCAAAATTTTTAAAAGAAAAACAGAAAAAGAAAGTGTTAGTTGTCTCTGCTGATGTTTATCGCCCTGCGGCCATAAAACAGTTAGAAACACTCGCTAAAGCAATTGATGTGGAATTCTTCCCGTCAGATATCAATCAAAAACCTATTGATATTGTTAACAAAGCAATTTCACATGCTAAATTACAATTTTTTGATGTCCTTATTGTCGATACCGCTGGTCGATTACATGTCGATAGCGAGATGATGGATGAAATCAAAGCATTGCATGATGCAATCAATCCAATTGAAACGTTATTTGTGGTCGATGCCATGACCGGGCAAGATGCTGCTAATACGGCAAAAGCATTTAATGACGCATTACCTTTGACCGGGGTTATTTTAACTAAGGTGGATGGTGATGCTCGTGGCGGTGCGGCGTTATCGATTCGTCATATTACCGGTAAACCAATCAAATTTTTAGGGATGGGTGAAAAGACGGATGCATTAGAACCTTTTTATCCTGACCGTATCGCTTCACGCATTTTAGGGATGGGTGATGTACTCTCTTTAATTGAAGAGTTACAGAGTAATGTTGATCGTGAAAAGGCAGAGAAAATCGCCAAAAAACTTAAAAAAGGCGATAAGTTTGATTTTAATGACTTCCAAGATCAACTTCGACAAATGCGTAATATGGGTGGAATGGGCGCTATGCTGGCTAAACTACCTGGCGTTGGTCAACTTCCTGATCATATCAAAGCACAGATGGATGATAAAATCACCATCAAGATGGAAGCCATAATTGGTTCGATGACATTAAAAGAACGAGCCAACCCCGAAATCATCAAAGGCTCACGCAAACGCCGTATTGCTAATGGTTCAGGTACCCAAGTGCAAGATGTTAACAAGCTGCTTAAGCAGTTTGAAGATATGCAAAAAATGATGAAAAAGATGAAAGGTGGTGGCATGATGAAGATGATGCGCCAAATGAAAGGTCTAATGGGGGGAGGCATGGGCTTCCCACCTAGATAA
- the ispB gene encoding octaprenyl diphosphate synthase encodes MNNPSIKQILDLVQDDLVKVNEAIQAELSSDVVLINQLGNYIISSGGKRIRPVIALLIAKALNYQGDKHIITAAFIEFIHTATLLHDDVVDESDLRRGKSTANALFGNAASVLVGDYIYTRSFQMMVRTESFKVLKIMSEATNIIAEGEVQQLINCNDPDITKEQYLQVIYRKTARLFEATSHSAAVLAGATPEQEFALQEYGKYLGTAFQIIDDLLDYSADSNQKLGKNLGDDLNEGKPTLPLLHAMHHANSEDATLIRQAIEQGNGRHLLDHILKVMQSCGSLEFTLKTAQQEANKAFNVISILPDSPYKKALQDLALLSVKRDN; translated from the coding sequence ATGAATAATCCATCGATAAAACAAATACTCGATCTAGTGCAAGATGATTTAGTTAAAGTTAATGAAGCAATACAAGCAGAACTTAGTTCTGATGTTGTACTAATTAATCAATTAGGGAATTACATCATTAGTAGTGGTGGAAAACGGATTCGCCCAGTTATTGCTTTGTTAATAGCTAAAGCGCTTAATTATCAGGGTGATAAACATATTATTACCGCAGCTTTTATCGAATTTATTCACACTGCAACTTTATTGCATGATGATGTTGTTGATGAATCTGATTTACGGCGAGGTAAATCAACTGCTAATGCGCTATTTGGTAATGCGGCAAGTGTCTTAGTTGGTGATTATATTTACACAAGATCTTTCCAAATGATGGTACGCACAGAATCATTCAAAGTATTGAAGATAATGTCAGAAGCAACAAATATTATTGCTGAAGGTGAAGTTCAACAGCTGATAAATTGTAATGATCCTGATATTACTAAAGAGCAATACCTACAAGTTATTTATCGCAAAACAGCAAGACTGTTTGAAGCAACATCGCATTCAGCAGCAGTATTAGCAGGAGCAACACCAGAGCAAGAATTTGCACTGCAAGAGTATGGAAAATACTTGGGAACCGCCTTTCAAATTATTGATGACTTATTAGATTATAGTGCGGATAGTAATCAAAAATTAGGTAAAAATTTGGGTGATGATCTCAATGAAGGTAAACCAACCTTACCATTATTGCATGCAATGCATCATGCTAATTCAGAAGATGCGACATTAATCCGTCAAGCTATCGAGCAAGGTAATGGCAGGCATTTATTAGATCATATTTTAAAAGTTATGCAGTCGTGTGGATCTCTTGAATTTACTTTAAAAACGGCTCAACAAGAGGCCAATAAAGCATTCAATGTTATTTCAATCTTACCTGATTCCCCTTATAAAAAAGCGCTACAAGATCTGGCTTTACTATCAGTAAAAAGGGATAACTAA